A single region of the Coregonus clupeaformis isolate EN_2021a chromosome 16, ASM2061545v1, whole genome shotgun sequence genome encodes:
- the LOC121584494 gene encoding noelin isoform X2, protein MQPTSKLLSLTLLVLMGTELTQVLPANPEESWQVYSSAQDTEGRCVCTVVAPQQSMCSRDARTKQLRQLLEKVQNMTQSIQVLDQRTQRDLQYVERMEVQLKGLETKFKQVEENHKQNIARQYKAIEAKMEELRPLIPVLEEYKADAKLVLRFKEELQNLTSVLNELQEEIGAYDYEELQNRVSNLEERLRACMQKLACGKLTGISDPITIKTSGSRFGSWMTDPLAPEDDTRVWYMDGYHNNRFVREYKSIYDFMNSDNFTSHRLPHPWSGTGQVVYNGSIYFNKFQSHTIIKFDFKTSVISKSRQLDYAGYNNMYHYSWGGHSDIDLMVDESGLWAVYATNQNAGNIVISKLNPNTLQIVKSWTTNHPKRSAGEAFMICGTLYVTNGYSGGTKVYYAFSTNSSTYEYIDIPFQNKYSHISMLDYNPKDRALYAWNNGHQVLYNVTLFHVIRSEQDQ, encoded by the exons GTGCTCCCAGCCAACCCTGAGGAGTCATGGCAGGTGTACAGCTCAGCACAGGACACGGAGGGCCGCTGTGTCTGCACCGTGGTGGCGCCTCAACAGTCCATGTGCTCGCGGGACGCCAGGACCAAACAGCTCCGGCAGCTGCTAGAAAAA GTCCAGAACATGACCCAGTCTATCCAGGTGCTAGACCAGCGGACCCAGAGAGACCTGCAGTACGTTGAGAGGATGGAGGTCCAGCTGAAAGGTCTGGAGACCAAGTTTAAACAGGTGGAGGAGAACCACAAGCAGAACATTGCCAGGCAATACAAG GCAATAGAAGCGAAAATGGAGGAACTTAGGCCATTGATACCAGTGTTGGAGGAGTACAAAGCCGATGCAAAATTGGTATTGCGGTTTAAAGAGGAGCTCCAGAATCTGACGTCTGTGCTAAACGAACTCCAGGAGGAGATCGGCGCCTATGACTACGAGGAGCTACAAAACAGAGTGTCAAATCTTGAAGAGAGGCTTCGTGCATGCATGCAAAAATTAG CATGTGGGAAACTGACAGGGATCAGCGATCCAATCACAATTAAGACGTCTGGATCAAGGTTTGGATCCTGGATGACTGACCCCCTGGCTCCTGAAGACGACACTAGG GTGTGGTACATGGACGGCTACCACAACAATCGATTTGTGCGGGAGTACAAGTCCATCTACGACTTCATGAATTCCGACAACTTTACGTCTCACCGCCTCCCCCACCCGTGGTCAGGCACAGGCCAGGTGGTCTACAACGGTTCCATCTACTTCAACAAGTTCCAGAGccacaccatcatcaagtttgactTCAAGACCTCCGTCATCAGCAAGTCACGCCAGCTGGACTACGCCGGCTACAACAACATGTACCACTACTCCTGGGGTGGCCACTCAGACATCGACCTCATGGTGGACGAGAGTGGGCTCTGGGCCGTCTACGCCACCAATCAGAACGCAGGGAACATTGTCATCAGCAAACTGAACCCCAACACCCTGCAGATCGTCAAGAGCTGGACTACCAACCACCCCAAGAGGAGCGCAGGAGAGGCCTTCATGATATGTGGTACGCTGTATGTCACCAATGGCTACTCCGGTGGGACCAAGGTGTATTATGCCTTCAGCACCAACTCGTCCACCTATGAGTACATTGACATACCATTCCAGAATAAGTACTCTCACATCTCCATGCTGGACTATAACCCTAAAGACAGAGCACTGTACGCGTGGAATAATGGTCACCAGGTGCTTTACAATGTCACTTTGTTCCATGTCATTCGCTCAGAGCAGGATCAGTAG